DNA sequence from the Staphylococcus epidermidis genome:
ATACATAATTTCATATGTTCTCATAGTTTATTTGCACCTCCTTGTGGTCTATACGGCTTATCAATATTTAATGTGATAAGCAAGGAATAATTTTCATTACTCACAGAAAATAATTATAGCATAGAGCTTTACTTTTTACAATCAATTTCAGATGAATCTTACCCTTAAATATTGATGAGCATTATTTATTTTTGAAAATATCAATACATATTATTGGTTTAAGACTCCTCTGAGACTGCCCTCGTTGTTCAAACGCAATCATCCTATTTATGTTATACATTACTTTATATTCAAATTATATTAATGTTACTTAATAGATAGTTGATACTTCATTTTAGTTATAATAACATCAAAATTATATTTCATATAATTGCACTTAATATTAAATTCATTATAAAGGAGTCGTTTATGTTAAAGAAATTTTCTTACTCAATCATTTCACTTTCAATTTTCGCTACTAGCCTTAATTTTATAGATACTCAAGCACAAGCGTCTTCATCTTCTGTAAGCGAAAAAGGTACAATGGGGTATGGCTATCAACAATACTTAAAAGACCATCCTAAAAAGCAACCTCATAAAACACAAAATCGTTCTACTTTCTCTGCTGAATCTAATATTACTGAAACAAATAATGGTGAAAGAGTCTTAGATATTTCTGAATGGCAAGGACTTTTAACTAATGAACAAATAAAACAACTAAAGAAAAATTATGATTTTATTATTTTAAGAGCACAGTACGGTTCAGAATACGTTGATAAGACTTTTGAAAAAAATGCAGAATTATTAGAACAAAATAAAATGAAATACGGCGTGTACTCTTATAGCATGTACGAAAGTCCAAAAGATGCACGTTATGAAGCTAACACTTTATCTCAACGCGCCCCCAAAGCCGCCTTTTACATCAATGATTATGAAGAACAAACCGTTAAATCCGGAGATGATGAAACAGCGACACAAGCATGGGCAAACGAAATGAGAAAGCTTGCTGGAAACAAGAAGATCCTTTTTTATTCATATGAAAACTTCATGTTAAATCATGCATCAAATGCTGTCAGTTCATATGATGGCTACTGGTTAGCAGCATATCAAGCTGAGGAACCAAACCGAGAGAAAGTGCTATGGCAATATACAAATAGTTACTACTCTCCTGAATTAAATCAAAATGTCGATGCAAATTATATTGACGAAAATGTGAATTCGTCTTGGTTCACTTCATAAATACGAACACATACGAACAAAAACACTTCACTTTAACGAACGTTTGTTCTAAAATACATATGAGGTGTTTTTCATGAGATTAAATTTAGAT
Encoded proteins:
- a CDS encoding GH25 family lysozyme; protein product: MLKKFSYSIISLSIFATSLNFIDTQAQASSSSVSEKGTMGYGYQQYLKDHPKKQPHKTQNRSTFSAESNITETNNGERVLDISEWQGLLTNEQIKQLKKNYDFIILRAQYGSEYVDKTFEKNAELLEQNKMKYGVYSYSMYESPKDARYEANTLSQRAPKAAFYINDYEEQTVKSGDDETATQAWANEMRKLAGNKKILFYSYENFMLNHASNAVSSYDGYWLAAYQAEEPNREKVLWQYTNSYYSPELNQNVDANYIDENVNSSWFTS